Proteins co-encoded in one Malus sylvestris chromosome 9, drMalSylv7.2, whole genome shotgun sequence genomic window:
- the LOC126633751 gene encoding uncharacterized protein LOC126633751, with translation MQEFAFGLWRLWKNRNEVVFNGVHRQLLELLESWSRNISEFRDATLSATEGKQPRCRPMISSLDRGGCRWEKPAFGVLKVNTDASWCKTTLRTGVGWVCRDFAGLLHGAGGLGVELCHSATAREASAIRTALMACINYGYDNVVIESDAKVIIQMLRHELPHDFSLECILGDIEVLVRRLRSVSFSSVPRESNVAAHSVAKFVFKKGHEFGWDCIGPEFLFNILAQDVNLSIRI, from the coding sequence ATGCAGGAGTTTGCCTTTGGGTTATGGAGACTGTGGAAAAACAGAAACGAGGTGGTTTTTAATGGTGTGCATAGGCAGCTCTTGGAACTTTTGGAGTCCTGGAGCAGGAACATCTCTGAATTCAGAGACGCTACGCTCAGTGCGACTGAGGGAAAACAGCCTAGGTGTCGACCGATGATCTCGTCCTTGGACCGTGGGGGTTGCAGATGGGAGAAGCCGGCGTTCGGGGTCCTCAAGGTCAACACTGACGCCTCGTGGTGCAAGACCACTCTCCGCACGGGGGTAGGATGGGTCTGCCGTGACTTTGCGGGACTTCTTCATGGTGCGGGGGGATTGGGTGTTGAGTTGTGTCACTCTGCGACTGCTAGGGAAGCCTCTGCAATTAGGACCGCTCTCATGGCTTGCATTAACTACGGGTATGATAATGTTGTTATTGAATCTGATGCCAAGGTGATTATTCAAATGCTTAGGCATGAGCTGCCTCATGATTTCAGTCTCGAATGTATTCTTGGTGATATTGAGGTTCTAGTGCGTAGGTTGAGGTCTGTTTCGTTCTCTTCCGTGCCTAGGGAGAGCAATGTTGCTGCTCACTCGGTtgctaagtttgttttcaagAAGGGTCATGAATTTGGGTGGGATTGTATTGGGCCTGAATTCTTGTTTAACATCCTAGCCCAGGATGTAAATCTCTCTATTCGTATCTAA
- the LOC126633750 gene encoding uncharacterized protein LOC126633750, whose translation MSSAAETSDGEHEVELIVHDPSASGDDGGEAVADEIAPLLTQPEKPKINIFTLSYPRGTSEVLTLFPHFNLIQNFNFFPRIFLCCHFGGKCRRESKVYEFCNGGFCFIMAVQSIPLLEAAFTRCTLILVLSFVWLRKCEQPVSGLATVKNLLISRALTGYISLMCFIYCIQRLPLSQAIVLSFTTPIMASVVARIILHEKYKIADVGGLACSFFGVLFIYRQMLTTQDKNGGKNTSVRGSSYIFAVLAGLLSSITGGISYCLTKAGSKASDQPLLTVFSFGLLASPASGVCLFAVEESVFPNLYSFSVMLVLGVLAFFAEVFLARGLQLEKTGKVANVIYMEAALSQLWGIGSSRIALSLGRIIGCVLILISVSCTMYIGPDKDTA comes from the exons ATGTCGTCGGCGGCGGAGACCAGCGACGGAGAGCACGAGGTGGAGCTGATCGTGCACGACCCATCTGCATCGGGGGATGACGGTGGCGAGGCCGTCGCAGACGAGATAGCCCCGCTCTTGACGCAGCCGGAGAAGCccaaaatcaacattttcaCCCTCTCTTATCCTCGAGGAACATCTGAGGTACTAACACTATTCCCTCACTTCAATTTGatccaaaatttcaatttttttcctcGAATATTTTTG TGTTGTCATTTTGGAGGGAAATGTAGAAGGGAAAGTAAAGTATATGAATTCTGCAATGgtggtttttgttttattatggCAGTTCAGTCCATTCCTTTGCTTGAGGCAGCATTTACAAGGTGTACGCTTATCTTGGTATTGTCATTTGTGTGGTTGAGAAAGTGCGAACAGCCAGTATCTGGATTGGCAACTGTAAAAAATCTTTTGATTTCCAGAGCCCTTACGGGGTATATCTCATTGATGTGTTTCATTTATTG cATTCAAAGGTTACCTTTGTCTCAGGCTATTGTATTGAGCTTCACAACTCCAATTATGGCTTCAGTTGTGGCAAGAATCATTCTACATGAGAAGTATAAGATTGCAGATGTTGGAG GTCTTGCGTGCAGTTTCTTTGGTGTGCTCTTCATTTACCGACAAATGCTTACCACACAGG ATAAAAATGGAGGAAAGAATACAAGTGTCAGGGGAAGCAGCTATATCTTTGCAGTCTTGGCCGGTTTACTCTCATCCATAACTGGTGGAATCAGCTACTGCCTTACAAAGGCTGGATCAAAGGCATCTGATCAGCCACT GTTGACCgtattttcatttggtttactGGCTAGTCCAGCTTCAGGAGTTTGTTTGTTTGCCGTTGAG GagtctgttttcccaaatttatattcattttcAGTTATGCTTGTACTCGGTGTTCTGGCCTTTTTCGCAGAG GTGTTCTTAGCACGTGGACTGCAGCTTGAGAAAACTGGCAAAGTTGCAAATGTTATATACATGGAG GCTGCACTGTCACAATTATGGGGCATTGGATCGTCGAGGATAGCTCTATCTTTGGGTCGAATTATcggttgtgtgcttattttgattTCTGTTAGTTGCACCATGTATATTGGACCCGATAAAGATACGGCATGA